GGATGTCATTTTCGGAGGAGATTCGTTTGAGATATTTGTAGTCGCCTATGGCAACTATGAGACATTTCCTGCCTTGGCTGACCTGAGCTTCCACAGGGAATGTAAAGGATAACGCGAGACTGAAGGAAACAATAACAAAAAAATTTTTCATTCCAACGCCAATAAAAAAGTGGGTATCCACACTTCCTTCCAGGCGGTTGGAAGTGTCACCTGACCAAACTTATGTATTCCCGGCAAGATAATTTATATCCTGAATCACAACCTAATGATATTTTTTTAAATTTCTTTGCTCTGTTCCTGCTTTTGATTATTTTTAGTCTTATAAAAGCAAAAATGATCAATTTTTATTTGAAAGTACTCCGATGAGAGTGTTTTTCCTTTTACTCCTCGCTGTTCCAGCCTGTTTTTCACAGAATAAACCCGAACTCATTCTCCCCGTTGGACACAAGGATATTGTCCGCTCTGTGGATTTTAACCCCGATGGCAGTCTTCTCCTTTCCTCAAGCTGGGACAACACAGCCAAGCTTTGGAATATTAAAACCGGGTACCTTCTGCGAACCATGACGGGTCATACGAAACAAATTAACGGTGCATGTTTCAGCCCCGATGGAACCAGATTTCTTACCCACTCGTGGGATAAGTCGGTAAAAATCTGGGAAACTGCCACAGGAATGCTCCTGCACAATCTCTATATCGATACTGTCTCCATTACAGGTGCGCAGTTCAGTCCCGATGGTAAACGAGTGCTGGTGACGGGTTATGAGGGAATAACCAATGTCTGGGATGTAAATACAGGTGAAGTTGCATTTTCTCTCAAAGGACAAACCGGAACCATAGAATCGGGAAAATTCAGCCCTGACGGTAAATTAATCGTTACGCTATCGTGGGACAAGACTGTAATAATCTGGGATGCCTCAAACGGCAAAACTGTTTTAACTGTTGAAAATGATTCTCCATGGCCCCTCCAAACGGGATTCTCACCCGACTCAAAATACTTTTTCACCACTTCAATGGATGGAGTGGTTAGACTTTGGGAGGTGAAGTCAGGAAAACTTGCCGGTAAATTTATGGGACAGCCCGATGCCGAAAACACAGCAATTTTCAGTCCTGATTCCAAACTGTTTCTGACTTCGAATCAGGGTGATACGATTCGTATCTGGCAAACGGAGACCGGTAAACTTCTCAATGAAATTGTTTACTTCCTCGAAAATCCGGGTAATCTGTGCGACATGCTGTTTACTCCCGATGAAAAAAAACTCGTTGTCTCCTATCTTCAGGCGAACCCCGTGGTTTGGGACATGAATACGCTCGGCATGGTCAGTCTGGTTTCCGACATGCCGTCACTCGTTGGCGCCACCACCATTAGCAATGACGGAAAAACCGCAGCATTCGGGGATTATAACGGGCGTGTCCTCACATACGATCTCGACAAAGGAGCCACTGTCCGTGAATTCAAAGGTGGTACCGCATCCGTAAGAAGTGCCGAATTCAGCAAAGACGGAAAGCAAATTGTGGTTCTCTCAGAAGGCGAAACAATCAGGGTTTGGGATGCTCTTTCAGGAAAGATCAAAGGGAAACTCGGTGATGGAATCCCCGGTGGATGGTTTGCCTCCTTTAGTCCGGACGGTGAAAAAGTGCTTACAACAGGTTGGAACGAGAATATTTTTGAGTGGAATCCGGTTACTAAAAAAATTATCTCTGACATGAAACTCGCTTCAGCTTTTATTTACAAGGCTGCTTACAGTCCAGATGGAAAAAGAATTGTAGCCATAACGGATGATTCTTCAGGAGTTGTCTTTAATGCAGAAACAGGCGCTGAAATAAACAGGTATAAATGGTTGTACGGTGACATGCAGACTTTTGCATTCAGTCCTGACGGCAAGTCCATAGCAACGGCAATGAGGGACAGTCTGGTTCTTCTTATCGACCCGTTTACAGGGAAAAAATTTAAATCTTTTACGGGACATCATTCGTTTGTTATGGCTGTTGCCTTTTCGGCGGACGGGAAAAAAATTGTATCAGGCTCACTCGATCATACTGTCAGAATCTGGGATGTACAAACCGGCAGGGAGCTTTTAACCCTGGAAGGTCATCCGGAGCCCGTCAATCTCGTTGCATTCAGCCCTGACGGTAAACAGGTTATCACATTCAGCGAAGACAAGCTGGCAATCATTTGGGATGCCATTTCCGGTCAGATGGTAAAGAAATACCCGTTGACCGGTCTGGCTTTCGATCTTTCTTTCAAAAGAGGGCTTCTGATCTCTCACAAAAACAGTCTCCTGACTTTTTACGACATAGCTACCGGTGTTGAACTCTTCTCCTTTGCATCCTTCGGTGAAAATGACTGGGTTGTTCTTCACCCCGGAGGGCTTTTTGATGCATCCCCCGGAGCGATGGAAAGCATGTACTATGTCCAGGGACTCGATGTGATTGCTTTCAGCCAGTTGAAAGATAAATACTGGGAACCGGGTCTCTTTGAAAAGATGATGAATGAAGAACAGCTCCGTTTTGTCGAAGCAATCGACAAGGAATTAAAACTCTGGCCCGAAGTGTCGGAATTCGAATTCAGGGAAAACTACGGGAAAGTCAAGGTCTCAATAGAAAACAAAGGTGGAGGTATCGGTAAACTCCAGATATTCCTCAACGGGAAAGAGATGTCCTCTGATGCAAGAGATGGCAAAATCAATCCAAAACAGAAAAATGCCACTATTACCATCG
This Bacteroidota bacterium DNA region includes the following protein-coding sequences:
- a CDS encoding caspase family protein, coding for MRVFFLLLLAVPACFSQNKPELILPVGHKDIVRSVDFNPDGSLLLSSSWDNTAKLWNIKTGYLLRTMTGHTKQINGACFSPDGTRFLTHSWDKSVKIWETATGMLLHNLYIDTVSITGAQFSPDGKRVLVTGYEGITNVWDVNTGEVAFSLKGQTGTIESGKFSPDGKLIVTLSWDKTVIIWDASNGKTVLTVENDSPWPLQTGFSPDSKYFFTTSMDGVVRLWEVKSGKLAGKFMGQPDAENTAIFSPDSKLFLTSNQGDTIRIWQTETGKLLNEIVYFLENPGNLCDMLFTPDEKKLVVSYLQANPVVWDMNTLGMVSLVSDMPSLVGATTISNDGKTAAFGDYNGRVLTYDLDKGATVREFKGGTASVRSAEFSKDGKQIVVLSEGETIRVWDALSGKIKGKLGDGIPGGWFASFSPDGEKVLTTGWNENIFEWNPVTKKIISDMKLASAFIYKAAYSPDGKRIVAITDDSSGVVFNAETGAEINRYKWLYGDMQTFAFSPDGKSIATAMRDSLVLLIDPFTGKKFKSFTGHHSFVMAVAFSADGKKIVSGSLDHTVRIWDVQTGRELLTLEGHPEPVNLVAFSPDGKQVITFSEDKLAIIWDAISGQMVKKYPLTGLAFDLSFKRGLLISHKNSLLTFYDIATGVELFSFASFGENDWVVLHPGGLFDASPGAMESMYYVQGLDVIAFSQLKDKYWEPGLFEKMMNEEQLRFVEAIDKELKLWPEVSEFEFRENYGKVKVSIENKGGGIGKLQIFLNGKEMSSDARDGKINPKQKNATITIDIKNHPYLVNGENKLEVVTWNESGTLSSSGDVAEFIYEKPNLAPSIFIVSVGVGDYTGDKLDLKYAGKDAKDFMTATSLGAEHLFTKEKTHKYLLSTDDKNGTMPTKANIQKTFTDIGKKANSEDVIVVYLAGHGINLGGDESDLYYLTQDAFSPNPEVYKDEAVRKSTTISGSEMIEMLKNVAALKQVLIIDACASGKLVDNLAEKRDISSSIVKAMERMKDRTGLHIITGSAADAVSYEASKYGQGLLTYSILSGMRGLALKDNKSIDISLLMQHAREMVPKLAEGIGGIQEPRIFSPKGAESFDIGILDDKEKALIPLAQEKPVFVNSVFLDANDLIDVLSLSEKIDDRLSSISELGTAARLIFWNVKSYPGAMKLTGTYTVKGDKVEVTFKIVKDKNTVKSFTKTGSSNNLENLINEIVNAIVFK